The following proteins come from a genomic window of Alicyclobacillus dauci:
- the trxB gene encoding thioredoxin-disulfide reductase — protein sequence MEHRKVMILGTGPAGYTAAIYSARANLEPLVIEGDEPGGQLTLTTEIENFPGFIDGIMGPELMDNMKKQAERFGAEFQRGRATSVDFSTKPLRVTVDKDKEYTADAVILATGASAKMLGIPGESDLIGRGVSTCATCDGFFFRNKRVIVVGGGDSAMEEATFLTKFASEVTIVHRRNELRASKVMQERARANEKIKWVLNVTTEEVKSDGNKVTGLQVVDNDTGERRVIEADGVFVAIGHRPNTEFLNGQVVTDEVGYIVTQGATSQTSVEAVFACGDVMDARYRQAITAAGSGCKAAMDVEKYLEGSMTHDWSMAEKV from the coding sequence ATGGAACATCGCAAGGTTATGATTCTTGGAACCGGTCCGGCCGGATATACGGCCGCCATATATAGTGCCCGCGCTAATCTGGAACCGTTGGTCATCGAAGGTGACGAGCCGGGTGGACAGCTTACGTTGACGACCGAGATCGAAAACTTCCCAGGGTTTATTGACGGCATCATGGGACCCGAGCTGATGGACAACATGAAGAAGCAGGCAGAGCGCTTTGGAGCCGAGTTCCAGCGGGGGAGAGCAACGTCCGTTGACTTTAGCACCAAGCCGCTTCGCGTCACGGTGGACAAGGACAAGGAGTACACAGCAGACGCAGTCATTCTTGCGACTGGTGCCTCGGCGAAGATGCTCGGCATCCCTGGGGAATCCGACTTGATTGGTCGCGGGGTTTCAACCTGTGCCACGTGTGACGGGTTCTTCTTTAGAAACAAGCGAGTCATAGTTGTCGGTGGCGGCGACTCCGCCATGGAGGAAGCGACGTTCTTAACGAAATTCGCCTCGGAAGTTACAATCGTTCATCGCCGTAACGAATTGCGCGCATCGAAAGTGATGCAAGAGCGCGCCCGTGCAAACGAGAAAATCAAATGGGTCTTGAACGTGACAACAGAAGAGGTCAAAAGCGACGGGAACAAAGTCACTGGACTTCAAGTCGTCGACAACGACACAGGGGAACGAAGAGTCATTGAAGCGGATGGGGTTTTCGTGGCAATCGGGCATCGGCCAAATACCGAGTTCCTAAATGGCCAAGTGGTCACGGACGAAGTAGGGTACATCGTTACCCAAGGTGCAACATCTCAAACATCAGTTGAAGCCGTTTTTGCTTGCGGTGACGTGATGGATGCTCGCTATCGCCAAGCGATCACTGCGGCCGGGTCAGGATGCAAAGCTGCGATGGACGTCGAAAAGTATCTTGAAGGCAGCATGACACACGATTGGTCGATGGCTGAAAAGGTTTAA
- a CDS encoding DUF2653 family protein: MFGRDDPSYRYLDEQAVADACCEYVADIRRCAPEDVDVELMYHPRDGFSAGIRINGYSEPPLSEKDLVDAVADFVSNRERVAPRQVTVNLQFDERAGIYADVSI, translated from the coding sequence GTGTTTGGTCGTGATGACCCATCCTATCGTTATCTTGACGAACAAGCCGTCGCGGATGCATGTTGCGAATACGTTGCTGACATTCGTCGGTGCGCGCCGGAAGATGTTGATGTCGAGTTGATGTACCATCCTCGTGACGGATTTAGTGCGGGGATTCGTATAAACGGTTATTCCGAGCCTCCTTTAAGCGAAAAGGATTTGGTTGATGCCGTGGCCGATTTCGTATCCAATCGAGAGCGCGTAGCGCCACGTCAAGTTACGGTGAATCTCCAGTTCGACGAGCGTGCAGGGATATATGCTGACGTGTCAATTTAG
- a CDS encoding bifunctional acetate--CoA ligase family protein/GNAT family N-acetyltransferase has product MARVILRDGYVADLRKAENTPTDKELIRNLLLSASEESLYFRFFQVIREFDDTTIAKMVGDGGASALTLMCTDGHRALGIGSYQRVGDYSAEVTFLVDDNAQHRGLGSLLLENLAERAYLNGIRQFEANVHTDNERMMHVFRASGFSMTSNQESGVIHLVWTLRHNERSRALQETRERLATAASLHSFFHPRSVAVVGASRTPDRLGHVIFRHILNSDYRGTVYPVNPTAASVAAVKAYPTLADVPEPVDLAVLVVPASQILSVVDDCIAAGVKAVMVVSSGFSDTDPPGRELERELLQRLRTAGCRLIGPNSLGLIQLDPELQLNASFSPQVPEHGRVAIASHSGALGITILDYATRIGLGISSFVSLGNRADVSGNDVLQYWESDPETDMILLYLESFGNPRKFTRITRRITRNKPILAVKSARTPVSVDVAKSRTVAVAAEDATVEAMFRQTGIIRVDTLQELFDVAVLLRAGECHAGRRVAIVTNTAGGAVMTVDRLLREGLEFVSPVMNLGFEALAESYRVVLPQVLRDPAVDAVVVLFTPVGPSYEEAVRVAISAALCEVANDPPQPGVRHPYEKPVVANFLTTGDYRVRYLEVDSDRQIPIYPFPEQAVRALAKVSAYHEYRDRDPGHIPDLADIDTQAARDTIRSAFDTMTTSTSLNEKQVRSVVQSLGISLEFENEKVQPPQAQIVVRVDSDPLFGPLIRLDLGGHTSGESTVQDQVGQPLVPAMRLVPLTDADAEGIWREARGRYEGSFDKNCRDTVIDMILRLSQWVEDVPEVTRARFDIVVKDGQLVCAAASVSATWVNAPDII; this is encoded by the coding sequence ATGGCTCGCGTCATCCTGCGGGACGGATACGTTGCCGATTTGCGCAAGGCTGAAAATACACCAACAGATAAGGAACTAATTCGAAATCTCCTCTTATCTGCTTCGGAAGAAAGCTTATACTTTCGATTCTTTCAAGTTATTCGTGAGTTTGACGATACAACCATTGCGAAGATGGTGGGGGATGGAGGCGCATCTGCCCTCACGCTAATGTGTACAGATGGTCATCGGGCCCTTGGAATAGGTAGCTATCAACGAGTGGGCGATTACAGTGCCGAGGTTACATTTCTCGTTGACGACAATGCTCAACATCGAGGTCTAGGGTCCTTGTTGTTAGAGAATCTAGCTGAACGCGCATATTTAAATGGCATTCGGCAGTTCGAGGCGAACGTTCACACGGACAACGAACGCATGATGCATGTGTTCCGAGCGAGCGGTTTTTCCATGACAAGCAATCAGGAGTCAGGTGTCATTCACTTGGTTTGGACACTCCGACATAATGAACGCAGTCGTGCTTTGCAGGAGACGCGTGAACGACTGGCAACGGCGGCCTCACTACACAGCTTTTTTCATCCGAGGTCGGTCGCAGTCGTGGGAGCTTCGCGGACGCCGGATCGACTCGGTCATGTGATATTCCGTCATATACTGAACAGCGACTATCGGGGCACGGTCTACCCGGTCAACCCGACGGCAGCGTCAGTCGCCGCTGTGAAAGCGTATCCCACGCTCGCCGACGTGCCCGAGCCGGTCGATCTCGCCGTTCTTGTCGTTCCTGCCAGTCAGATCCTTTCTGTCGTCGACGATTGTATCGCCGCGGGTGTCAAGGCTGTCATGGTTGTCTCCTCAGGGTTTTCGGATACCGATCCGCCAGGCAGGGAGTTGGAGAGGGAGCTTTTACAGCGACTCCGCACTGCAGGATGTCGTTTAATTGGGCCAAACAGTCTTGGACTCATTCAACTGGATCCAGAGTTACAATTAAATGCAAGTTTTTCACCCCAGGTTCCGGAACACGGTCGTGTTGCCATTGCCTCGCACTCCGGTGCCCTGGGGATCACCATACTGGACTATGCAACGCGCATTGGGCTGGGCATTTCGAGTTTTGTCAGCCTGGGCAATCGGGCGGATGTATCGGGTAACGACGTACTTCAGTACTGGGAGTCTGATCCAGAGACGGACATGATTTTACTGTATCTTGAATCGTTTGGTAATCCGCGAAAATTCACGCGCATTACGCGGCGGATCACGCGCAACAAGCCGATTTTGGCCGTCAAGAGCGCACGCACGCCCGTGAGCGTTGACGTTGCAAAGAGTCGGACCGTGGCTGTGGCCGCTGAGGATGCAACAGTGGAAGCCATGTTTCGGCAGACCGGTATCATCCGCGTGGATACACTCCAGGAATTATTCGACGTCGCTGTCCTTCTGCGTGCAGGTGAGTGCCATGCGGGCCGTCGTGTGGCCATCGTGACGAACACTGCGGGAGGGGCGGTGATGACGGTTGATCGTTTATTGAGGGAAGGTCTTGAGTTCGTGTCACCGGTGATGAATCTCGGTTTTGAGGCCTTGGCTGAAAGCTATCGTGTAGTGCTGCCACAGGTTTTACGCGATCCGGCCGTCGATGCCGTCGTCGTCCTGTTCACACCGGTCGGTCCTTCGTATGAGGAAGCTGTGCGCGTGGCGATTTCCGCCGCCCTGTGCGAAGTAGCAAACGATCCGCCGCAGCCCGGCGTCCGCCATCCGTATGAAAAGCCAGTTGTGGCGAACTTCCTGACGACTGGCGATTACCGTGTTCGCTATCTCGAAGTGGATTCTGACAGGCAGATTCCTATCTATCCATTCCCAGAGCAGGCTGTTCGAGCGCTTGCAAAGGTATCAGCGTATCATGAGTATCGGGATCGTGATCCTGGTCATATTCCGGATTTGGCGGACATCGACACACAGGCTGCACGCGACACCATCCGGAGTGCATTTGACACGATGACGACATCTACGTCGCTGAACGAAAAGCAGGTTCGAAGTGTCGTTCAGTCTCTGGGTATATCGCTCGAGTTCGAAAATGAGAAAGTTCAGCCGCCGCAAGCTCAAATCGTCGTTCGAGTCGATTCAGACCCACTGTTCGGACCGTTGATTCGACTTGACTTGGGTGGGCATACTTCTGGTGAATCCACTGTCCAGGATCAAGTCGGACAACCACTCGTCCCCGCAATGCGGCTGGTACCGTTGACGGATGCAGATGCAGAGGGTATTTGGCGGGAAGCACGTGGAAGATATGAAGGTTCTTTTGATAAGAATTGTAGGGATACGGTCATTGATATGATTCTGCGCCTATCACAGTGGGTCGAAGACGTTCCCGAGGTAACGCGGGCTCGTTTTGATATCGTAGTGAAGGATGGCCAGTTAGTTTGTGCCGCCGCCAGTGTATCCGCAACCTGGGTCAATGCGCCGGATATAATATAG
- a CDS encoding thioredoxin family protein, which produces MNDIRSNDEYNQTTSKGRVMVEFYADWCPDCKRIEPYFGEWEEKYKDSFSMVRANRDELPDLGEKLEILGIPTFIAYDNGKEVARLFSRDAKSKEQVETFLDGAYQK; this is translated from the coding sequence ATGAACGACATTCGGTCAAACGACGAATACAATCAAACGACAAGTAAGGGTCGTGTCATGGTGGAGTTCTACGCAGACTGGTGTCCTGATTGTAAGCGGATCGAGCCGTACTTTGGGGAATGGGAAGAGAAGTACAAGGACTCGTTTTCCATGGTACGAGCGAATCGCGACGAACTTCCTGACCTCGGTGAGAAGCTGGAGATTTTGGGCATTCCAACATTTATTGCATATGACAACGGTAAAGAAGTAGCGCGTTTATTCAGCCGCGACGCCAAGTCAAAGGAGCAAGTGGAGACATTCCTAGACGGGGCTTATCAAAAGTAA